The Primulina eburnea isolate SZY01 unplaced genomic scaffold, ASM2296580v1 ctg1320_ERROPOS1310249, whole genome shotgun sequence genome contains a region encoding:
- the LOC140820667 gene encoding ultraviolet-B receptor UVR8-like isoform X1 translates to MASKTVVIAWGSGEDGQLGIGNSEEKEWVCAISALSSSNVCSVVAGSRNSLAICDDGKLFTWGWNQRGTLGHPQETKNENVPSQVKALANVKIIQAAIGGWHCLAVDEQGRAYAWGGNEYGQCGEEPEQKEDMGKPVRRDIIIPQRCVPRLSVRQVAAGGTHSVVLTREGHVWTWGQPWPPGDIKQISTPVRVQGLDSVRLIAVGAFHNLALLDDGTLMAWGNNEYGQLGTGDTQPRSQPIPVQGLSDLTLVDIAAGGWHSTALTDDGEVYGWGRGEHGRLGFGDDKSSKMVPQRVQLLVGEDIVQVLTCISILVILILKICNDLNKNATNEMLLQPSIHFVAFIKIE, encoded by the exons ATGGCCTCCAAAACTGTTGTTATTGCATG GGGTTCTGGAGAAGATGGGCAGTTGGGAATTGGAAACAGTGAGGAGAAAGAATGGGTTTGTGCCATTTCTGCTCTGAGTTCTAGCAACGTTTGCTCTGTAGTGGCCGGCAGCCGTAACTCCCTTGCTATATGTGATGACGGAAAG TTATTTACATGGGGCTGGAATCAAAGGGGAACACTGGGCCATCCACAGGAAACCAAAAATGAGAATGTTCCCAGCCAAGTTAAGGCACTTGCCAATGTCAAAATTATTCAG GCTGCTATTGGTGGCTGGCATTGCTTGGCCGTTGATGAACAAGGTCGAGCTTATGCATGGG GTGGGAATGAGTATGGACAGTGTGGTGAAGAACCTGAACAGAAAGAAGACATGGGCAAACCTGTCAGAAGAGATATAATCATTCCACAGCGATGTGTGCCAAGACTTTCTGTTCGTCAG GTAGCTGCTGGTGGAACTCATTCTGTTGTTCTTACCCGAGAAGGACATGTATGGACATGGGGTCAACCATGGCCTCCTGGAGACAT AAAGCAAATTTCGACCCCAGTTCGAGTGCAAGGTCTTGATAGTGTTAGGTTAATTGCAGTAGGTGCATTTCACAATTTAGCTCTTCTTGACGATGGAACTTTGATGGCTTGGGGCAATAATGAGTATGGTCAGCTTGGAACTGGTGATACCCAGCCAAGATCACAACCTATTCCTGTCCAGGGCCTCTCTGATCTTACTTTG GTTGATATTGCTGCTGGAGGATGGCATTCTACCGCGTTGACTGATGATGGAGAG GTGTATGGATGGGGCAGAGGGGAGCACGGAAGACTTGGATTTGGAGATGACAAGAGCAGCAAAATGGTTCCTCAAAGGGTTCAACTTTTAGTGGGCGAGGACATTGTTCAGGTTCTTACATGTATCAGCATCCTTGTGAttcttatattaaaaatttgtaATGACTTAAATAAAAATGCAACAAACGAAATGCTCCTTCAGCCTTCCATTCATTTCGTTGCTTTCATAAAAATTGAGTAA
- the LOC140820667 gene encoding ultraviolet-B receptor UVR8-like isoform X2 gives MASKTVVIAWGSGEDGQLGIGNSEEKEWVCAISALSSSNVCSVVAGSRNSLAICDDGKLFTWGWNQRGTLGHPQETKNENVPSQVKALANVKIIQAAIGGWHCLAVDEQGRAYAWGGNEYGQCGEEPEQKEDMGKPVRRDIIIPQRCVPRLSVRQVAAGGTHSVVLTREGHVWTWGQPWPPGDIKQISTPVRVQGLDSVRLIAVGAFHNLALLDDGTLMAWGNNEYGQLGTGDTQPRSQPIPVQGLSDLTL, from the exons ATGGCCTCCAAAACTGTTGTTATTGCATG GGGTTCTGGAGAAGATGGGCAGTTGGGAATTGGAAACAGTGAGGAGAAAGAATGGGTTTGTGCCATTTCTGCTCTGAGTTCTAGCAACGTTTGCTCTGTAGTGGCCGGCAGCCGTAACTCCCTTGCTATATGTGATGACGGAAAG TTATTTACATGGGGCTGGAATCAAAGGGGAACACTGGGCCATCCACAGGAAACCAAAAATGAGAATGTTCCCAGCCAAGTTAAGGCACTTGCCAATGTCAAAATTATTCAG GCTGCTATTGGTGGCTGGCATTGCTTGGCCGTTGATGAACAAGGTCGAGCTTATGCATGGG GTGGGAATGAGTATGGACAGTGTGGTGAAGAACCTGAACAGAAAGAAGACATGGGCAAACCTGTCAGAAGAGATATAATCATTCCACAGCGATGTGTGCCAAGACTTTCTGTTCGTCAG GTAGCTGCTGGTGGAACTCATTCTGTTGTTCTTACCCGAGAAGGACATGTATGGACATGGGGTCAACCATGGCCTCCTGGAGACAT AAAGCAAATTTCGACCCCAGTTCGAGTGCAAGGTCTTGATAGTGTTAGGTTAATTGCAGTAGGTGCATTTCACAATTTAGCTCTTCTTGACGATGGAACTTTGATGGCTTGGGGCAATAATGAGTATGGTCAGCTTGGAACTGGTGATACCCAGCCAAGATCACAACCTATTCCTGTCCAGGGCCTCTCTGATCTTACTTTG TAA